The following proteins are encoded in a genomic region of Arachis ipaensis cultivar K30076 chromosome B02, Araip1.1, whole genome shotgun sequence:
- the LOC107622651 gene encoding putative disease resistance RPP13-like protein 1 gives MAEALVIGALVNGLANVVLDRLISSEFVNLVVGKKLDRKLVDRLKTAILAAKALAADAEQKQFGNELVREWLDGLKDALYNADDLLDRVFIKAQIHNKVRIRLPHFLDLSSREMVTKIEEVVERIADLETRKDTLGLKEIPTGSSSWRPPSTSLVKGNVFGRDGDQQALIKMLNDNNHHNLSVISILGMGGVGKTTLAQWLYNNKDLMDGVDLKAWICVSENFDVVETTKNVIKGISSGVCSLDSFDLLQQDLKKKLSEKKFFIVLDDVWSEDADKWNSFITPFQHGTKGSTILLTSRKVNVGRIVQHYNSYTLNQLSDDYCWSIFADNASFPETNGSSELERIGRKIVKRCDGLPLAAETLGRLLRSERHVEEWNKILSSDIWEFRLANCKIVPALLLSYHHLPTHLKGCFVYCSLYPKDYQFDKDELILLWMAEDLLRPPKRGETLEEVGCECFDELASRLFFKQVQNYIQKYFVMHDLMHDLATFLAGDLCCRFGEKEEMSILTRHLSYNHSIPVKTCSSSKNKSLRTLLYINNGSPFWKPRTTLQCDILSKNKYLRVLSFDTLDIFQYSIAKKLIQLRYLDLSWSDVKILPESLCNLCNLQTLKLEGCSKLTMLPNGMYNLVNLRHLNIRRTPLEKMPKGMGKLKQLHILSNFVVGKQEDNGIQELGGLLNLHGSLEIQKLEKVVDANEARSARIIDKKHIDDLLLKWSLSSGDDMVSNTHTDEQDILGGACNHTLA, from the coding sequence ATGGCTGAAGCACTTGTGATTGGAGCTTTAGTTAATGGCTTGGCCAACGTTGTTCTTGACAGGCTCATTTCATCTGAGTTTGTCAACTTGGTGGTGGGCAAGAAGCTGGATCGGAAGTTGGTTGACAGGCTGAAGACTGCTATCTTGGCTGCCAAAGCTCTGGCTGCTGATGCTGAGCAGAAGCAGTTTGGAAACGAACTCGTCAGGGAGTGGCTTGATGGTCTCAAAGATGCTCTCTACAATGCTGATGACTTGCTGGACCGTGTCTTCATCAAAGCTCAAATTCACAACAAGGTACGCATTCGTCTTCCTCACTTCCTTGATCTATCTAGTAGGGAGATGGTAACCAAGATAGAAGAGGTGGTTGAAAGAATAGCAGATCTTGAGACTCGCAAAGATAcccttggtctcaaagagattcCAACAGGAAGCTCCTCGTGGAGACCTCCATCCACTTCTCTTGTGAAGGGGAATGTGTTCGGCAGGGATGGTGACCAACAGGCACTAATCAAGATGCTCAATGACAACAATCATCATAACTTGTCCGTCATCTCTATTCTTGGTATGGGCGGTGTTGGTAAAACTACTTTAGCGCAATGGCTCTACAACAATAAGGATTTGATGGACGGGGTTGATCTGAAAGCATGGATTTGTGTTTCTGAAAATTTTGATGTTGTTGAGACTACTAAGAATGTTATAAAGGGGATCTCTTCGGGTGTTTGTAGTCTTGACAGCTTTGATTTACTTCAACAAGATTTGAAGAAAAAACTGTCAGAAAAGAAGTTCTTCATTGTTTTGGACGATGTTTGGAGTGAAGATGCTGATAAGTGGAATAGTTTTATCACCCCTTTTCAACATGGGACAAAGGGAAGCACTATTCTCCTAACTAGCCGCAAGGTAAATGTTGGTCGAATAGTCCAACACTATAACTCTTACACCCTCAATCAACTGTCAGATGATTATTGTTGGTCTATTTTTGCGGACAATGCATCCTTTCCTGAAACAAATGGGAGCTCAGAACTCGAAAGAATAGGTAGAAAGATTGTCAAGAGGTGTGATGGCTTGCCGTTAGCTGCAGAAACACTTGGACGGTTGTTGCGCTCAGAGCGTCATGTTGAAGAATGGAATAAAATACTATCAAGTGACATTTGGGAATTTCGTTTAGCAAATTGTAAGATTGTTCCTGCATTGTTATTAAGTTACCATCATCTGCCTACTCATTTAAAAGGTTGCTTTGTTTATTGTTCATTGTATCCCAAAGATTATCAATTCGATAAGGATGAATTAATCCTGCTATGGATGGCTGAAGATCTTTTGCGGCCTCCAAAGAGGGGAGAGACTTTAGAAGAAGTTGGTTGCGAGTGTTTTGATGAATTGGCTTCAAGACTATTTTTCAAGCAGGTCCAGAACTATATTCAGAAGTATTttgtgatgcatgatctcatgcatGACTTGGCAACTTTTCTTGCTGGAGATCTTTGTTGTAGATTTGGTGAAAAAGAAGAGATGAGTATTCTAACTCGGCATTTGTCATACAATCATTCGATTCCTGTGAAAACATGCTCCTCTAGTAAAAACAAATCTTTGAGGACATTATTGTATATCAATAATGGATCTCCTTTCTGGAAACCACGCACAACATTACAATGTGACATATTGTCAAAGAATAAATATTTGAGAGTTTTGTCCTTTGATACACTCGATATATTTCAATATTCAATAGCTAAAAAATTGATCCAATTGCGTTATTTGGATCTATCTTGGAGTGATGTTAAGATATTGCCTGAGTCATTATGCAACTTGTGCAATCTACAAACTTTGAAGTTAGAAGGCTGTTCAAAGCTGACTATGCTGCCCAATGGCATGTATAATCTTGTGAATTTGCGGCATCTTAATATAAGGCGTACGCCTCTGGAAAAAATGCCAAAAGGAATGGGCAAATTAAAACAGTTGCACATTTTAAGCAACTTTGTGGTGGGAAAACAAGAAGACAATGGAATCCAAGAGTTAGGAGGGCTTTTAAATCTTCATGGATCACTTGAGATTCAGAAATTGGAGAAGGTGGTTGATGCAAATGAGGCAAGGAGTGCAAGGATAATAGATAAGAAGCACATTGACGACTTATTGTTGAAATGGTCTCTGTCTTCAGGTGATGATATGGTCTCAAACACACATACTGATGAACAAGATATACTTGGGGGCGCTTGCAACCACACACTGGCTTGA
- the LOC107626589 gene encoding putative disease resistance protein At3g14460, with protein sequence MTSVSLKFCKNCYMLPSLGQLASLKSLRIERFDELKSIGKEFYKNEGHQHSLPIALFSSLEELIFYNMPSWEKWQLPGSEAFPQLKRLEIRDCPMLKGDMVNQVLMRIVSSSSDVSKVRQLKIQELDEGWSKEMRLDGDSLTISGFESVAECAFKARIIHHLTSLQEILISWCSSVVSLGGNCLPKSLQKLTIFNCRQIELLQPQHKYDLVDLQIYQSCASLTSLSLDAFPNLENLEIEWCSNLESVSKSEPPHAALQRLTISQCSKFVSLPSDMNSLLPNLHSLDIQGCPNICRLPEGGLPANLKELSVGDCEEHVRGLSWLGNLDNLTHLTISGLGCESIKSYPEVGSLPRLPSLTTLHIQDFHNLETLECNQLLRLTSLQQLIVEDCEKLKNMEAEKLPPSLLILQLDFCGLLGEHCENKHQQIWSKISHIPTIQVNRRQVF encoded by the coding sequence ATGACAAGTGTATCTCTCAAGTTTTGCAAGAATTGCTACATGCTGCCTTCACTTGGACAGCTGGCATCTCTAAAGTCCCTCCGCATTGAAAGGTTTGATGAGCTGAAGAGCATTGGCAAGGAGTTTTACAAGAATGAAGGCCATCAACATTCTTTGCCTATTGCACTGTTTTCCTCACTGGAGGAATTGATATTTTATAATATGCCAAGTTGGGAGAAGTGGCAGTTACCTGGCTCGGAAGCCTTTCCTCAGCTTAAGAGGCTTGAAATAAGAGATTGTCCAATGTTAAAGGGAGATATGGTTAATCAGGTATTAATGAGAATTGTTTCTTCCTCATCGGATGTTTCCAAAGTGCGCCAACTGAAAATACAAGAACTTGATGAAGGATGGAGTAAAGAGATGAGACTTGATGGGGATAGTTTAACAATTAGTGGATTTGAATCTGTGGCGGAGTGTGCATTTAAGGCAAGGATCATCCACCATCTAACTTCCCTCCAAGAAATACTCATCTCATGGTGTTCATCTGTTGTATCCTTGGGGGGCAATTGTTTACCCAAATCTTTGCAAAAGCTCACAATCTTTAATTGCCGCCAAATTGAATTACTCCAGCCACAACACAAGTATGATCTGGTAGATCTACAAATATATCAAAGCTGTGCTTCACTGACTTCATTGTCGTTGGATGCCTTTCCCAATCTCGAGAATCTGGAGATAGAATGGTGTTCAAATCTGGAATCAGTTTCAAAGTCAGAGCCACCACACGCTGCTCTTCAACGTCTCACCATCAGTCAATGCTCCAAATTTGTGTCATTGCCATCTGACATGAATAGTCTTCTCCCAAATTTACACTCTCTGGACATACAAGGTTGCCCAAACATTTGTAGGTTGCCAGAGGGTGGTTTGCCGGCTAACCTGAAAGAGCTTAGTGTAGGAGATTGCGAGGAACACGTGAGGGGTCTATCATGGTTGGGCAACTTGGACAACCTCACTCATCTCACCATTTCTGGTCTTGGGTGTGAGAGCATAAAGTCATACCCAGAGGTGGGTTCGCTGCCTCGCCTTCCCTCCCTCACCACTCTACATATCCAAGACTTTCATAATCTGGAGACATTGGAGTGCAACCAGCTTCTTCGCCTCACCTCCCTCCAACAGTTAATAGTTGAAGACTGTGAGAAGCTGAAGAATATGGAAGCAGAAAAGCTGCCTCCCTCTCTCTTAATACTTCAACTTGATTTCTGTGGTTTGCTGGGCGAACACTGCGAGAACAAGCATCAACAAATTTGGTCCAAAATTTCCCACATCCCCACCATTCAAGTCAATCGCAGACAAGTTTTCTGA